In Clostridium sp. SY8519, one genomic interval encodes:
- a CDS encoding succinyl-CoA--3-ketoacid-CoA transferase: MDNRAFIAKRAAKYFKVGDVVNLGVGIPSLCSDYTEKGVMFQTENGLIGVGDTATDVMVTDRSADASSRPFVPMPGASVFDTAYSFAIIRSGRLAATVLGGLQVSEQGDLANWASPGRAFGMGGAMDLCNGAKQVIVAMELTTKQGKPKIVNTCSFPLTALHCVDHIVTEQCVIDVTPEGLVLREVRQGITPEQIQEQVEPKLIIPDDIAVMEE, encoded by the coding sequence ATGGATAACAGAGCTTTTATCGCAAAACGCGCAGCAAAATATTTTAAGGTCGGTGATGTGGTCAATCTGGGCGTGGGAATCCCCAGTCTGTGTTCGGACTATACGGAAAAAGGCGTCATGTTTCAGACAGAAAACGGGCTGATCGGTGTGGGTGACACCGCTACCGATGTGATGGTGACGGACCGTTCGGCAGACGCCAGCTCCAGACCCTTTGTGCCGATGCCGGGCGCATCGGTATTTGATACCGCATATTCCTTCGCGATTATCCGCAGCGGCCGTCTGGCGGCTACGGTACTGGGCGGTCTGCAGGTATCCGAGCAGGGCGATCTGGCCAACTGGGCAAGTCCGGGGCGCGCGTTTGGCATGGGCGGCGCCATGGATCTGTGCAACGGGGCCAAGCAGGTCATTGTGGCCATGGAACTGACGACAAAACAGGGAAAACCGAAAATCGTCAATACCTGCAGCTTTCCGCTGACAGCGCTGCACTGCGTGGATCACATCGTGACGGAACAGTGCGTTATCGATGTGACGCCGGAGGGACTGGTGCTGCGGGAAGTGCGCCAGGGCATTACGCCGGAACAGATTCAGGAACAGGTAGAACCGAAGCTGATCATTCCGGATGACATCGCTGTCATGGAAGAGTAA
- a CDS encoding thiolase family protein: MSREAVIVGYGRSAVCRAFKGSFKDTHPIEYSAQVLKGVIDRVEGLDPADIEDVIMGCAVQHKTTSMNIAKSVVARAELPENVAGHTINRFCSSGLQAIATGNNAIAMNQGDVIIAGGVEDMSDTFEPYPEEYQDPWLNEHAPGAYMAMGITAENIVKKYGIKREEMDQMAVESHAKAAAAQEAGKLAPSIIPVTVKDENGNEKTVTEDEGIRKGTNLEKLSTLKTCFIPEEKGGTVTAATSSQTSDAAAFVVLMEKEKAEKCGAKPIAKLVSFAVSGCDATMMGLGPIHAVPKALERAGLTIDDMDVIELNEAFAAQAIPCIRELKMDPKKVNPYGGAMALGHPMGATGAFLTCKALDYLQDNNGRYGLVTMCIGGGMGAAGIFELL, encoded by the coding sequence ATGAGCAGAGAAGCAGTAATTGTGGGGTATGGCCGTTCCGCGGTATGCAGAGCATTCAAAGGATCTTTTAAGGATACCCATCCCATTGAGTATTCCGCGCAGGTACTGAAAGGTGTGATTGACCGGGTAGAGGGACTGGATCCGGCGGATATCGAAGACGTAATCATGGGATGCGCGGTACAGCACAAGACCACATCCATGAACATTGCCAAGAGCGTAGTGGCCCGGGCGGAACTTCCGGAGAATGTGGCAGGGCATACCATCAACCGGTTCTGCTCCTCAGGACTGCAGGCCATCGCCACCGGAAACAACGCCATCGCCATGAATCAGGGAGATGTGATCATTGCCGGCGGTGTGGAAGACATGAGCGATACCTTTGAACCGTATCCGGAAGAATATCAGGATCCGTGGCTGAATGAGCATGCGCCGGGCGCGTATATGGCCATGGGAATTACTGCTGAGAACATTGTTAAGAAATACGGAATCAAACGGGAAGAAATGGATCAGATGGCAGTGGAATCCCATGCCAAGGCAGCAGCAGCCCAGGAAGCAGGCAAGCTGGCGCCTTCCATTATCCCGGTGACGGTAAAAGATGAAAACGGCAATGAAAAAACTGTGACAGAAGACGAGGGAATCCGGAAGGGAACGAATCTGGAAAAACTGTCCACATTAAAGACCTGCTTCATTCCGGAGGAAAAAGGCGGCACAGTAACAGCGGCTACTTCTTCCCAGACTTCCGATGCGGCAGCCTTTGTGGTGCTGATGGAAAAGGAAAAAGCAGAAAAATGCGGCGCGAAACCCATCGCGAAGCTGGTATCTTTCGCAGTGTCCGGCTGCGATGCCACAATGATGGGACTGGGCCCGATTCACGCAGTGCCGAAAGCGCTGGAACGGGCAGGACTGACCATTGATGACATGGATGTCATCGAGCTGAATGAGGCATTTGCGGCACAGGCAATTCCCTGCATCCGTGAGCTGAAGATGGATCCGAAGAAAGTAAACCCCTACGGCGGCGCGATGGCACTGGGTCATCCCATGGGCGCCACAGGCGCGTTCTTAACCTGCAAAGCCCTGGATTATCTGCAGGACAACAACGGCAGATACGGGCTGGTAACCATGTGCATCGGCGGCGGCATGGGCGCGGCCGGTATCTTTGAGCTGCTGTAA
- a CDS encoding LysR family transcriptional regulator has product MDVNRLKEFIVLADCLNYSKAANQLYLTQPVLSRHIHDLEETFGAQLFVRDTHKVELTDIGRLAADELSNVVSAYDAAIHKIKQASATANGSIRVGFLGQAVKPFITQFTHYFKDRHPLIKTDYLASNLDLLIDAVNNDELDLAFITHLDTTMFKNLAYRHVMDDKLCVIVPVAHRLYNRDSVSIRDLDNEPMIAFNPETNPHTALFHEKLFKKFNSRLNVVHTVSNVDSGLFYTSVGSGCFIIPRHLSDLANDIRVIPISDPDAVISLHLIWKKSNTKDTLHLFINEFTTFFREQGEDLAEQAEASSL; this is encoded by the coding sequence ATGGATGTTAATCGACTAAAGGAGTTTATCGTTCTGGCCGACTGTCTGAATTACAGCAAGGCAGCCAACCAGCTTTACCTGACTCAGCCGGTTTTAAGCAGGCATATTCACGACCTGGAAGAGACGTTCGGCGCCCAGCTGTTCGTCCGGGACACACACAAAGTGGAGCTGACCGACATCGGCAGGCTTGCGGCCGACGAGCTCAGCAATGTAGTCAGTGCCTACGACGCTGCCATCCACAAGATCAAACAGGCCAGCGCTACCGCCAACGGCTCCATCCGGGTAGGGTTCCTCGGTCAGGCAGTGAAGCCTTTCATCACACAGTTTACCCATTATTTCAAAGACCGGCATCCCCTGATAAAAACGGACTATCTGGCTTCCAACCTGGATCTGCTGATCGACGCAGTCAATAATGATGAGCTGGATCTGGCCTTTATCACACACCTGGATACCACGATGTTCAAAAATCTGGCCTACCGGCATGTGATGGATGACAAGCTCTGTGTCATCGTTCCCGTAGCCCACCGGCTCTACAACCGGGACAGCGTCTCCATCCGGGACCTGGACAACGAGCCCATGATCGCCTTCAACCCGGAGACCAATCCCCATACGGCGCTGTTTCACGAAAAACTGTTCAAAAAATTCAACTCCAGGCTGAATGTGGTGCACACGGTCAGCAATGTGGACTCCGGTCTGTTTTACACCAGTGTAGGATCCGGCTGTTTCATCATTCCCCGGCACCTGTCCGACCTGGCCAATGATATCCGTGTGATTCCCATCAGTGATCCGGATGCTGTGATTTCCCTGCATCTGATCTGGAAGAAAAGCAACACCAAGGATACGCTCCACCTCTTCATCAATGAATTTACCACCTTTTTCCGGGAGCAGGGAGAAGACCTGGCGGAACAGGCGGAAGCGTCATCCCTGTAA
- a CDS encoding MFS transporter gives MADKTPTFGNTKPSTGMYNFGRKGWTVVIYQVVWFFFMTGMTVDGLNIIVPQIAAYRGWDPNAVLSISTPASIIALFIVVIFGGLAKKFGLKRVMVITMFAAGAATICYGNAPTIALYAVFLVAMVALINAFALTLGLSICTNWFPTKKGVIMGFTTIGMNLASALISQILNQLSSRSNIAVAITIMGCVIIIVGILTAIFIKDTPEKAGCYPDNDPEIAKLIQKEEKALEGSSEIGYGEALKNPKTWIFGIAYGFFGLATVGIMSQLAGYFMTVKHYSLQTSLNIITIAAVIGVVGSIIWGIVDQKVGTKKASILFGIWYCIGILLLLSPNNIIMVIGIVMLGAGIGGNGNFAPSMAALVYGRRDFPICYSVLNMIVGIVRSCSFVLLAILRSAFGGYTVPYVVFALIALAGGLMLIGVKVVAAVGGMEKEIDEQAAKAQ, from the coding sequence ATGGCTGACAAAACACCAACATTTGGAAATACAAAGCCTTCTACCGGAATGTACAACTTCGGTCGGAAGGGATGGACCGTAGTGATCTACCAGGTCGTATGGTTCTTCTTTATGACCGGTATGACAGTAGACGGACTGAATATCATCGTTCCGCAGATCGCCGCTTACCGCGGCTGGGATCCCAACGCGGTCCTGTCGATTTCCACACCGGCATCGATTATCGCTTTATTCATTGTTGTAATCTTCGGCGGACTGGCGAAGAAGTTCGGACTGAAACGTGTCATGGTCATTACCATGTTTGCAGCCGGCGCTGCCACGATCTGCTACGGCAACGCCCCGACCATCGCGCTGTACGCAGTGTTCCTGGTTGCCATGGTGGCACTGATCAATGCATTTGCCCTGACCCTGGGTCTGTCCATCTGCACCAACTGGTTCCCCACCAAAAAGGGTGTCATCATGGGCTTTACAACCATCGGTATGAATCTGGCCAGCGCGCTGATCAGCCAGATCTTAAATCAGCTCAGCAGCCGTTCCAACATTGCCGTGGCAATTACGATCATGGGCTGTGTGATTATTATCGTTGGTATTCTGACCGCGATCTTTATCAAGGACACACCGGAAAAAGCAGGATGCTATCCGGACAATGATCCGGAGATCGCCAAGCTGATTCAGAAAGAAGAAAAAGCGCTGGAGGGAAGCAGTGAGATTGGATACGGCGAAGCGCTGAAAAATCCCAAGACCTGGATCTTTGGAATCGCCTATGGGTTCTTCGGCCTGGCAACCGTGGGAATCATGTCTCAGCTTGCCGGTTACTTCATGACCGTAAAACACTACAGCCTGCAGACATCCCTGAATATCATTACCATTGCTGCGGTAATCGGCGTGGTAGGCTCGATCATCTGGGGAATTGTCGATCAGAAGGTCGGTACAAAGAAGGCATCGATTCTCTTCGGCATCTGGTACTGCATCGGCATTCTGCTGCTGCTGTCCCCGAATAATATCATCATGGTCATCGGCATCGTAATGCTGGGCGCAGGCATTGGCGGCAACGGCAACTTCGCTCCGTCTATGGCAGCGCTGGTATACGGAAGAAGAGACTTCCCGATCTGCTACAGTGTACTGAACATGATTGTGGGTATCGTCAGATCCTGCTCCTTCGTACTGCTGGCAATCCTCCGCTCCGCATTCGGCGGCTATACCGTGCCGTATGTAGTGTTCGCGCTGATCGCCCTGGCCGGAGGACTGATGCTCATCGGTGTCAAAGTGGTGGCTGCTGTGGGCGGCATGGAAAAAGAGATTGACGAGCAGGCAGCAAAGGCACAGTAA
- a CDS encoding NADH-ubiquinone oxidoreductase-F iron-sulfur binding region domain-containing protein, with translation MDKICNQSDAVLQDLLAQAGAAGRQTAEPGAAQGTGICPVDLARQIAERTVEAGCGKGVMCRDGMRQILLILRDIANGAGSSDDLPMLEELLQVIGTCADCVLSENAAREILALLKKHPEDWRMHVTRKKCNYRVCQGCIKETPAVAVPEGGVRRRRRRTNA, from the coding sequence GTGGATAAAATCTGCAATCAAAGCGATGCTGTGCTCCAGGACCTGCTGGCCCAGGCCGGTGCAGCCGGCCGGCAGACGGCGGAGCCGGGAGCCGCGCAGGGTACGGGAATCTGTCCGGTGGATCTGGCGCGGCAGATCGCGGAACGGACCGTGGAAGCCGGATGCGGCAAGGGTGTGATGTGCAGGGACGGTATGCGGCAGATTCTGCTGATCCTGCGGGATATCGCAAACGGCGCAGGCTCTTCGGATGATCTGCCGATGCTGGAGGAACTGCTGCAGGTCATCGGGACATGCGCGGACTGCGTATTATCGGAAAACGCGGCTCGGGAGATTCTGGCACTGCTGAAAAAGCATCCGGAAGACTGGCGCATGCATGTAACAAGAAAAAAATGTAACTACCGGGTATGCCAGGGGTGTATCAAAGAAACACCGGCTGTGGCAGTACCGGAAGGCGGTGTAAGAAGACGCAGAAGGAGGACAAACGCATGA
- a CDS encoding 3-hydroxyacyl-CoA dehydrogenase NAD-binding domain-containing protein translates to MEAKDIKKVAVIGCGVIGASWALLFAMKGKEVHLFDVVEDVMHAAKDKMNSNIDTLVGNGALEEADRQAILDRVTTYPTLEEAVADVQFIQENGPERLPIKQSVLAQIEAACPADAIYASSTSGLLISDIVANAVHPERCVGGHPYNPPHLIPLVEMTYSPKTSKENLQLAKDFYQSIGKEAVVLNKECPGFIANRLQLAVYREMIDLVMRGVCTAEDADKALVYGPGIRWAIFGHNMIMQLGNPGGLKGMMEMLGDGGDKWLADMADWKHMPNKEYGEIAQASVDEMMKNFPDYIGHDNAHCSKYRDEMLIDILKLHHKL, encoded by the coding sequence ATGGAAGCAAAAGATATTAAAAAAGTAGCTGTGATCGGATGCGGCGTCATCGGCGCGAGCTGGGCGCTCCTGTTTGCCATGAAAGGCAAGGAAGTGCATCTGTTTGATGTGGTGGAAGACGTTATGCATGCCGCAAAGGACAAGATGAACAGCAATATTGATACACTGGTGGGAAACGGCGCCCTGGAAGAGGCGGACCGCCAGGCGATTCTGGATCGTGTCACCACCTATCCGACACTGGAAGAGGCAGTGGCAGATGTACAGTTCATTCAGGAAAACGGACCGGAACGTCTGCCGATCAAACAGTCGGTACTGGCCCAGATCGAGGCAGCCTGCCCGGCAGACGCAATCTATGCCAGCAGCACCTCCGGCCTGCTGATCTCTGATATTGTGGCAAATGCAGTGCATCCGGAACGCTGTGTCGGCGGTCATCCCTACAATCCGCCCCATCTGATTCCGCTGGTGGAAATGACATATTCCCCGAAAACATCCAAAGAGAATCTGCAGCTGGCCAAAGATTTTTACCAGTCCATCGGCAAGGAAGCAGTAGTACTGAATAAAGAGTGCCCGGGCTTTATTGCCAACCGTCTGCAGCTGGCAGTATACCGTGAGATGATTGACCTGGTTATGCGCGGCGTCTGCACCGCGGAAGACGCGGATAAGGCCCTGGTATACGGCCCCGGTATCCGCTGGGCCATCTTCGGCCATAACATGATCATGCAGCTGGGCAATCCGGGCGGACTGAAAGGCATGATGGAGATGCTTGGAGACGGCGGAGACAAATGGCTGGCAGATATGGCAGACTGGAAACATATGCCGAACAAGGAATACGGCGAAATCGCCCAGGCATCAGTCGATGAAATGATGAAGAATTTCCCGGATTATATCGGCCATGACAATGCGCACTGCAGCAAATACCGGGATGAGATGCTCATCGATATCCTGAAACTGCATCACAAACTGTAA
- a CDS encoding FAD-binding protein: MKQMEADVAVIACGMSGLAAVTQAQESLNATGGGVAVAFEKSGTSGGAANMGMAMLAFESQLQKEAMVNDFTKDDAFRFFMEYVHWRSNARLVRRWFEQSADTITWLQDKGVEFLGVYKYFKNSHCTQHMVKAPGSNKPSERSASIMNRILTEYAGEIGAEIYFNTPVKEILVGSKGQVRGVRAVDENGEEIECLCNAVIVATGGIGNNVDMIYKYMGWKWGKDMFTFRIPGIDGDGLNMAWKIGAKQAKINMEVTYNTPGTTDIFKTLSETMRQPNLMVNLQGKRFINEEIMDNTTYTGNALLQQKGHTGFTIIDSTIVDYYKAHGLDYITYHHGIKTMDKWDEELDLYLNHKGIEATGLAALHEGMDDQESGQTNFWKFDTIEELCETTGINYKNLVKTIEEYNQMCNGSQRGYDWEFTKDHRFLKPLLKAPYYVARHFPSGYGSLGGLEVNENMEVLKDDFDPIPGLYACGNDTATVFADSYCFYNPGSTMSYAINSGRIAGMEAVAYMDSDEFIDPEE; the protein is encoded by the coding sequence ATGAAACAGATGGAAGCAGATGTAGCAGTAATCGCCTGCGGCATGTCAGGGCTGGCGGCCGTGACACAGGCCCAGGAATCCTTAAACGCCACCGGAGGCGGTGTGGCGGTAGCTTTTGAAAAATCAGGCACAAGCGGCGGGGCGGCCAATATGGGTATGGCCATGCTGGCCTTTGAGTCACAGCTGCAGAAAGAGGCGATGGTCAATGATTTTACCAAGGATGACGCCTTCCGTTTCTTCATGGAATATGTCCACTGGCGTTCCAACGCCCGGCTGGTGCGCCGCTGGTTTGAACAGTCCGCGGATACCATTACATGGCTGCAGGACAAAGGGGTGGAGTTCCTCGGTGTATACAAATATTTCAAAAATTCCCACTGCACCCAGCATATGGTAAAGGCGCCGGGATCCAATAAACCCTCGGAGCGCTCCGCCTCCATTATGAACCGGATCCTGACAGAATATGCCGGTGAAATCGGCGCGGAAATCTATTTCAATACACCGGTCAAAGAGATTTTAGTCGGATCCAAAGGACAGGTGCGCGGCGTCCGTGCGGTGGATGAGAACGGAGAGGAAATCGAATGCCTCTGCAACGCGGTCATTGTGGCGACTGGCGGCATTGGGAACAATGTGGATATGATCTACAAGTATATGGGATGGAAATGGGGCAAGGATATGTTTACCTTCCGTATTCCAGGAATCGACGGCGATGGCCTGAATATGGCCTGGAAGATCGGCGCGAAACAGGCGAAGATCAATATGGAGGTTACTTATAATACGCCGGGTACGACAGACATATTCAAAACCCTCTCAGAGACCATGCGGCAGCCGAACCTGATGGTGAACCTGCAGGGCAAGCGGTTCATCAATGAAGAGATTATGGACAACACCACCTATACCGGCAACGCCCTGCTGCAGCAGAAGGGGCATACCGGATTCACCATTATCGATTCCACGATCGTGGATTATTACAAAGCCCACGGGCTGGATTATATCACGTACCATCACGGGATCAAAACCATGGACAAGTGGGACGAGGAGCTGGATCTGTATCTGAACCACAAGGGGATTGAAGCCACCGGTCTGGCGGCTCTTCACGAAGGAATGGATGACCAGGAATCCGGACAGACGAACTTCTGGAAATTTGACACTATAGAAGAGCTGTGTGAAACCACAGGAATCAATTACAAAAACCTGGTAAAGACCATTGAGGAATACAATCAAATGTGCAACGGCTCCCAGCGGGGCTATGACTGGGAATTTACCAAGGATCACCGGTTCCTGAAACCGCTCCTGAAAGCACCGTATTATGTGGCGCGGCATTTTCCGTCCGGCTACGGTTCCCTGGGCGGCCTGGAAGTCAATGAAAATATGGAAGTGCTGAAGGATGACTTCGATCCGATTCCGGGGCTGTATGCCTGCGGCAATGATACCGCTACCGTATTCGCGGACTCTTACTGCTTCTACAATCCGGGTTCCACCATGTCCTACGCGATTAACTCCGGACGAATCGCCGGCATGGAGGCCGTGGCCTATATGGATTCCGATGAATTTATCGATCCGGAAGAGTAA
- a CDS encoding FAD-dependent oxidoreductase, with product MEVSVTVDGIPVTAEEGTSVLKAALQAGIYIPHICSHPDLESIGACKLCVVEVAGQEGVVTSCTLPVQEGMEVTTKSENLEHIRRVVMEFMLAGHPHDCTSCKMYLKCELQAMMQYTNSVHGRMREVTKTTTKINTNNPLIIREMERCIQCERCVRVCRDVRGVGILKLNKAEGNAEIYVGTEEDRALAEANCRFCSACVEVCPTGALQDAEGVFDKTLPGRTGLVPCRAECPAHTDIAEYLRLTAAGRAEEASAVIHEKLPFPKALGRVCTRRCEAACKRNGLNDPLSIRNIKRYAVNAAKEETWKTNVRQNPDTGKKVAVVGGGPAGMTAALYLRKQGHDVTVYEQHASAGGYLQYGIPAYRLPREEVQAEIRDILHSGVKLRTGVRIECLDELKASCDAVVLAMGTPVGKQAPLPGAEKGHTITAAEFLYQAAEGADSADCAGKKVIVLGGGNVAFDAARTAVRLGAEVSMFCLESREEMLADEEEILQGTEEGIVLHNSTVNLELAGTPEALEGLRYAEISGFSFEPEGLRVEQIPGTEALEPGDLVIFAMGQKTDIPEGFGVELNAYGYPILREGTHQTMQEQVFAAGDVVTGTRSVIEAIAGAREAASECDRYLGGNGDIEEVLYQREPHNPEIGREEGFAFRKREHPDAVACGDRLNSGETERAFTDSQAVCEAERCLQCDLRCDLHPVKLWTEYQKGGNRRG from the coding sequence ATGGAAGTATCGGTAACCGTTGACGGAATTCCGGTAACGGCGGAAGAAGGGACCTCTGTCCTGAAAGCCGCGCTGCAGGCCGGAATCTATATTCCCCATATCTGTTCCCACCCGGATCTGGAAAGCATCGGGGCCTGCAAGCTCTGCGTGGTGGAAGTCGCTGGGCAGGAAGGCGTTGTGACTTCCTGTACGCTTCCGGTGCAGGAGGGCATGGAAGTTACGACAAAGAGTGAGAATCTGGAGCATATCCGCCGGGTGGTCATGGAATTTATGCTGGCGGGGCATCCCCATGACTGTACGTCCTGCAAGATGTATCTGAAATGTGAGCTTCAGGCAATGATGCAGTATACCAATTCTGTCCATGGCAGAATGCGTGAGGTCACGAAGACCACTACGAAAATCAATACAAATAACCCGCTGATCATCCGCGAAATGGAACGTTGCATTCAGTGTGAGCGCTGTGTCAGAGTTTGCCGGGATGTGCGGGGCGTGGGGATCCTGAAGCTGAACAAGGCAGAGGGAAACGCGGAAATCTATGTGGGAACCGAGGAAGACCGGGCGCTGGCGGAAGCGAACTGCAGGTTCTGCAGCGCCTGCGTGGAAGTCTGCCCCACCGGCGCGCTGCAGGACGCGGAGGGCGTTTTTGACAAAACACTTCCGGGCAGAACCGGACTGGTGCCCTGCCGGGCAGAGTGTCCGGCCCATACGGACATTGCGGAATATCTGCGCCTGACGGCAGCCGGCCGGGCAGAAGAGGCATCTGCTGTGATTCACGAAAAGCTTCCCTTTCCCAAAGCGCTGGGCCGCGTCTGCACCCGCCGCTGTGAGGCTGCCTGCAAACGGAACGGCCTGAACGATCCGCTGTCCATCCGCAATATCAAGCGCTACGCGGTAAATGCAGCCAAAGAGGAAACATGGAAAACGAACGTTCGGCAGAATCCGGATACCGGAAAGAAAGTGGCCGTGGTGGGCGGCGGACCGGCAGGAATGACCGCTGCGCTGTATCTGCGCAAGCAGGGGCATGACGTGACGGTATACGAGCAGCACGCATCGGCCGGCGGATATCTCCAGTATGGAATCCCGGCCTACCGGCTTCCCCGGGAGGAGGTGCAGGCGGAAATCAGGGATATTCTCCACAGCGGGGTGAAACTGCGGACCGGGGTGCGGATCGAATGCCTGGATGAACTGAAAGCATCCTGTGACGCGGTGGTTCTGGCCATGGGAACCCCGGTGGGAAAGCAGGCGCCCCTTCCCGGAGCGGAAAAGGGCCATACGATCACTGCGGCAGAATTCCTGTATCAGGCTGCGGAAGGCGCAGATTCCGCAGACTGTGCGGGAAAAAAGGTCATCGTGCTGGGCGGCGGAAATGTAGCCTTTGACGCGGCAAGGACGGCCGTGCGTCTGGGCGCGGAAGTGTCCATGTTCTGCCTGGAAAGCAGAGAGGAAATGCTTGCGGATGAGGAAGAGATCCTTCAGGGCACGGAAGAGGGAATTGTGCTGCACAATTCCACCGTGAATCTGGAACTGGCAGGAACACCGGAGGCCCTGGAAGGTCTGCGTTATGCGGAAATCTCCGGATTTTCCTTCGAGCCGGAGGGCCTCCGGGTGGAGCAGATTCCGGGTACCGAAGCGCTGGAACCCGGAGATCTGGTGATTTTTGCAATGGGACAGAAAACAGATATTCCGGAAGGGTTTGGCGTAGAACTGAATGCTTACGGCTATCCGATACTTCGGGAAGGCACCCATCAGACCATGCAGGAGCAGGTGTTTGCGGCCGGAGACGTGGTAACCGGCACCCGGTCGGTGATCGAAGCCATTGCCGGCGCCCGGGAGGCAGCATCGGAATGTGACCGGTATCTGGGCGGAAACGGCGATATCGAAGAAGTCCTGTATCAGCGGGAACCCCATAATCCGGAGATTGGCAGGGAAGAAGGATTTGCTTTCCGGAAACGGGAACATCCGGACGCGGTGGCATGCGGCGACCGTCTGAACAGCGGAGAGACGGAACGGGCCTTTACGGACAGCCAGGCGGTCTGTGAGGCAGAACGCTGCCTGCAGTGTGATCTGCGCTGTGATCTGCATCCCGTAAAACTGTGGACCGAATATCAGAAGGGAGGAAACAGACGTGGATAA
- a CDS encoding cupin domain-containing protein, producing MNKVEVNKSLAYNAPGHFDMRAIRLHGADNGCNAFSLGMSHFLPGGGTEYVEPPVELVYFILEGEMTIMDKNGEEITVLKKHESMHFAAGEGKQILNKQNYPATMLVIASPLPKQ from the coding sequence ATGAACAAAGTTGAGGTGAATAAGTCCCTTGCTTATAACGCGCCGGGACATTTTGACATGCGGGCAATTCGTCTGCATGGCGCCGATAACGGATGCAATGCGTTCTCACTGGGGATGTCCCATTTCCTTCCGGGCGGCGGAACCGAGTATGTAGAGCCGCCGGTAGAACTGGTATATTTCATTCTTGAAGGCGAAATGACCATTATGGATAAGAACGGGGAGGAGATCACCGTTCTGAAGAAACATGAATCCATGCATTTTGCGGCAGGTGAAGGCAAGCAGATTCTGAATAAGCAGAATTATCCGGCAACGATGCTGGTCATTGCGAGCCCGCTGCCAAAACAGTAA
- a CDS encoding 3-oxoacid CoA-transferase subunit A has protein sequence MDRCADKGKVKTREEIISCFKDGQTIAIGGQAGCNYPWRLIECIIESGAKHLTVYSIDTGDPNKGVGRLVHEGRIDRLVTTHVGTNPETSEKIMNGVIQAELAPMGSFMERLRCGGAGLGGVLTKTGLGTVVEEGKQIITVNGEQYLLEEPLRADIAITRCRRADVIGNLAYRGTGTASHPIVATAADLSIVECDHLCDISEIAPDEVRVPGIFVDMILA, from the coding sequence ATGGATCGATGTGCGGATAAAGGAAAAGTAAAAACACGGGAAGAGATCATCTCCTGTTTTAAGGACGGGCAGACGATTGCCATCGGCGGCCAGGCCGGATGCAATTATCCCTGGCGTCTGATTGAGTGCATTATTGAAAGCGGCGCAAAGCATCTGACGGTGTATTCCATTGACACCGGCGACCCGAACAAAGGCGTGGGAAGGCTGGTGCATGAAGGCAGAATCGACCGGCTGGTAACCACACATGTGGGAACCAATCCGGAAACGTCTGAGAAAATCATGAATGGTGTGATTCAGGCGGAACTGGCGCCCATGGGCTCATTTATGGAACGGCTGCGCTGCGGCGGCGCCGGACTGGGCGGCGTGCTGACCAAAACCGGACTGGGTACGGTAGTGGAAGAAGGCAAGCAGATCATTACGGTAAACGGCGAGCAGTATTTGCTGGAAGAGCCGCTGCGGGCGGATATCGCGATTACCCGGTGCCGGCGGGCGGATGTCATCGGCAACCTGGCTTACCGGGGCACCGGCACAGCTTCCCACCCGATTGTGGCGACCGCGGCGGATCTTTCCATCGTAGAGTGCGATCATCTGTGCGATATCTCTGAGATCGCGCCGGATGAAGTGCGGGTACCCGGTATTTTTGTAGATATGATTCTGGCGTAA